The following is a genomic window from Lysinibacillus sp. G4S2.
TTTTTGTTGATCAATCGTTGCTTAAAATATTTTTTAACTTGTTCACGAACCTTTTCGTCAATCTTTGAAAAGTCGAGGAAATAAGCAGATTCGCTTTTGTTGTAATCAATACCATATCTCTTATGTAAAGTACGAACATCCCATTTGTCTTTTTTCCATTCTTCACGTTTATCGGTGAATTTGAGTAGTGCAGTATAAACAGTCCTCAAAAAAACTGCTATTGCTGTTTTAGTAGTCACGTTTCTTAATTTATTTGTTTGTGTGTAATAAGTTTTTATTTTTTTCTCATTCAACCAAAACAAATACTCTCGTTCAGCTTTTTCAATATCCAAATCTAACAAGGAAGAGAGATTTGGATATTTTTCATTTATGAAATCCGTTATTCTTTTTAATGGACTTTGAGCGTTATATATACTCTTGATTGTCCATAAATCATTAAACAATTGCTGATAATAAACATATTTCACTTCTAAATTGAGTGAAGGACTATTAAATCGAAAGTAAACATTTTTATTGTTATGATTATAGTGTGCTACCAATTCTTCGAACTGCTTGATTTCACCTACAACGTTGACACTCCATTTGTCATTAACTAAGAAATAGGGGTTGTTTACTTGTTCAATTGAAACAGAACCATCTTCATGTACTGTTTTTTCAGGATATGTTGAAAGTTCTCTTTGTAAGCCTTCATGAAAGCCTATTTCTTCTACCTGAACATCCTTGATTTGCTTCATACAGTAATTCCTTTCAGTTTTTTTTCTTTAGATTAAATTCGGATTGTGCTTTATTCCACTCTTCTCGAATATCTTCATCCGAAGGATGTAGGTACAGATTCATTGTTGTTTGAATTTGAGAATGTCCTAATCGTTCTTGTACTTGCTTAATATCCTTTGTTTTCTGGTAGAAAATTGTAGCGTGTGTATGACGAAATAGGTGAGGATGTAGGTTTATCCCTGTTTTCTTTTTTAATCGCTTAAATAGAGACTCAACGTTCCAATATTCCATTGGTTTTCCCACATCTTTTCCTCTCAGTTTTACAAAAACAAAGTTTGAATCCAAGTCTAATTCATCAAGCACTTCATACAAGTAATCATCATATAAATCCATTAAGGATTGTGATACATAAATTTCACGTTCCCCTGTTTTTAACATCGCGCCGTTTTCTAATTCCCCTCGTTCTACTAAACGAATCTGATGCCCTTTTTGATGGTCATAAACAAAATCCTCCATGAAAAGAGAGAGAGCTTCTCCAATACGCAATCCCGTTTCAAATAACAATTGAATTAAGAACTTATCTCGTATATTAGTGGTTGCTTATAATACTTGTTGTACTTGTTCTTTTGTGAGTGTTTCTACTATTTTGCGTGGTTCTTTTAATTTCAGTATGTTTCTGTTTGATGGCTTGTCATTATTAACATGATGTAAGAAACTTTTGTAACGTGAGTGTCCTCCTGTAAATACTTGCTTCATTAACTTTTCCATCATGTCATTTTGTACTTCTTCATTTCGGTAGAGGTAGTCATAGAAGTTTGCTATAACGGTAATTGTATGGTTAATTGTTTTTTCCGTTCGCATTGCTTTCTTTTGTTGAAGAGGGGTGACATTTGAACTCTGATAGGGGCTTCTTAACCACCCCACAAAGTCAACTAAATCTTCTAATCTAATAAACTTGTAATCTTTGTTTCTTCTAAGTAGGTATAAAAATGTTTTAAGGAATAACAATATGCTTTTTGAGTATTAGGCCTTTTCCCTGTCTTATCTAAATACTTTATATATTTCATAACTGGCATAACAGGGAATCCTTCTTGATCCAGTAATATGTATCTTTTGCTGTTATTCTCTAAGACAACCTCTTGCACCCTCATAGCACTTCACCCCTAAAAAATATTAACGCTCGGTCTAAAGACCTCACTACGCCTCCCGCTATGGGCTACGTCCTCCGCCTGGAATATACATACTTTTCTGAATAATATATACATACTGAACTATATTTTCAATATCTGTATAACTAATCTAATATGTATAAGAAAAGAGGATATATGCTCATATATTGAACATAATATCCTCTTCTTAGTTTAGTCTATTTAATTTTTCTTCCCACTGATTTTTTTAGATTCTAACCTATTCTTTTATAACAAAAAAGCTCGATGCTTCTATTTCACATCGAGCTTCCACTATTTATTTTTGATTCAATTCTTCTATTTGGCGTCGCTGCTGTTCAAGCGCCTCTTCAACCTGGCGTTTTTGCTCAGCTTCCTGCTCTTCCTGCAAACGTATTTCCTCTGATTTTAAGTATTTCTTGTAACCAATACGTGAAACCATAATACTAATTTCGTAGAGCGCAAACAATGGTACTGAAACCATTAAGTGTGAAGCTAGTTCAGGTGGTGCGATAATAGCGGCACACACAAATAAACCAAAGTACGAATATTTACGAATACGAATTAGTAAATCAGGATTTAATAACCCTATACGTGAAAAGAATAAAATGACAACTGGCAATTGGAAAAGGAAACCAAAAGGTATTGTAAGTTTAAATAAAAATGAAAAATATTCATGTATTCCAATTGTTTGCTGAATTTCCAACTCGACCGATAAATTCATCATGAACTTTATGACATAAGGGAATAATAAATAGTATGAAAAAGATAGCCCTGCGATAAACAATAAAAATGAATACGGTATATAGCTTAAGGTTGCTTTTCGTTCTACTTCCCGTAGTCCTGGGCTTATAAACGCCCACAATTGATACATTAACACTGGCGATGAAAGGATAAATGCAATTAAAAAAACAACTTGGAAATAAATTGCAAGTGGTGTTACTACATCAAACGCATGAAGCTCTATATTATAATTAGCTCCAGTAGATTGAAGGTATTTAACAAGCGGCTTTGCAACAAAAAAGCCGCCAACCATAGCTAGAACAAAGAAAACGGCAACAATGAAAAGCCGTTTTCTTAATTCTTCTATATGCTCAATGACAGTTAGATCTTTTGGATTCATTCCTCAAACATCCTAACTTACTTATCTAGTTCTTTCTTTTTCTTGTCATCATCATCTTCGTCGGCTAAACCTTTAGTAGCATTTTTAAATTCTCGTAATGTTGAACCGAATGCTTTACCCAGCTCTGGTAACTTCTTAGGACCAAAAATTAATAACGCGACAATTCCGATAATAATGAGGCTCATAGGACCAATACTACCCATTACAGCCACCTCCTCTTTATATCCATCATTTTAACCCATATTTCGTCATTTTGCTAACTAATTATATGTGAAAGTTTTTAGTCACTCTCTCGTTTTATTCCATACTTACATTTAACAGAAATTGTGAACTATACGATCCTCCGGAGGCTTTAGGCCAACAGATGTTTACCGCTGAAAGAAGTTAAATTATGTACAATTATCACTCTTCCTGATTGCGAATTAAATAAATGAGCGCCTGCAATTCTACCGATAAATCAATTGTTAAGAGCTGCATTCTATCTGGAACCGTTAACCGCTCTGGCGTAAAGTTTAAAATGCCTTTTGCGTTCATTGCCGCTAATCTATCAGCCATTTTCTGTGCAGAGCGTGGTGAAACTGTTAAAATCGCAAGCTCCGCTCCATATTCTGCATACTTTTCTTCCAATAAATCAGGATGGAAAACAGGAATATTGCTTATCATCTTCCCGTCCTTTGGAGCCTTTGGATCAAAAGCCACAACGATATGAGTATTATGATTTTTTTGGAAATTATATTTTAATAAAGCACTACCTAAATTCCCTACACCAATTAACGCTACTTTTGTCGTTTCGTGCTGATCGAGCGTTTGACTAAAAAATTTTAATAGATGCTGCACATCATAGCCATAACCCTTTTTCCCAAGAGCTCCAAAATAAGAAAAGTCACGACGAATAGTTGCAGAATCAATTTTCATCGCTTCACTCAGTTCCTTCGACGAAATGCGTTCCATGCCTTCTTGTGCAAAGTTTTGGATAAATCGATAGTAAAGAGGAAGTCTTTTTGTAGTGGCTTGTGGAATTTTTAAATCTTGTTTCAAACTTTCTCCTCCTCAAATGTCTCAGTTTGAATGTACTTAGCTACTAATTTTAATACATGTATCATTAACTATATACAAAAACTTTTAATATCCACTAGAGTATTTCCCTTTAGTTAATGGCGCTTTTTACGCCACTAACTAAAGGGAAATCGTTTCAATCTTACATGACAGCTTGGAATAAGTAAAGCACCGACATTGCAAGCGAATCTCTCATCCATTACACTAAGGAAGAATTGAGGTGTCCAGAATGATTGTTTTACAGGTCAATCAACTATATAAATCCTTCCTTGTAGATGAAATTTTAAGTGGCGTAAAATTAGAGGTTCAACATCGTGATCGCGTTGCATTAGTAGGACGTAACGGTGCTGGCAAGTCCACTTTACTTAAAATAATTGCTGGTCAAATGTCATATGACTCTGGTGATATTATAATCCCTAAAGGTGTACAAATTGGATATTTAGAACAGCATGCTGGATTAAATTCAACATTGTCGATTTGGGATGAAATGATGACAATTTTTGAGCCGCTTATTGCACAAGAACAAGCACTCCGATCATTAGAACAACAAATGGCCGACCCTACTGTTTATGAAAATCCGACTTTATATGCAAAAATAATGTCTGAATACGATCATTTACAGCATAATTTCAAGGATGCGGGTGGCTATCAATACGAATCTGATACACGCTCCGTGCTTCATGGCATGCAGTTTTATCCTGATGATTACCAAAAGCCAATTAGCTCACTATCAGGTGGACAACGAACTCGGTTAGCACTTGCTAAGCTTCTTTTAAGTAAACCTGACCTATTAATACTCGATGAGCCTACTAACCATTTAGATATTGAAACCCTTTCCTGGTTAGAATCATATTTAAAAGGATATGAAGGGGCTATTTTAATTGTTTCCCACGACCGATACTTCTTAGACCAAGTTGTTTCCATTGTCTACGAAGTTTCACGTCATCGCGTCACAAAATATACAGGAAATTATAGTGCCTATTTAGATGAAAAAGCGAAAAATTATGAGCGTGATTTGAAGTTATTTGAACGCCAGCAAGATGAGAAAGCCAAGCTCGAGGAATTTATCCAAAAAAATATTGCTCGTGCTTCTACTACTAAAATGGCACAAAGTCGTCGTAAAATGCTTGAACGAACAGAGTGGATGGAATCACCTGATGGCGATGAAAAGTCCGCAAGCTTCGGTTTTACAATTGAACGCCAAAGTGGTAACGATGTATTATCTATTGATGACTTAGCTATAGGTTATGGAGATAAGAAAATATCAAGCGGCATTACATTACGTACTTTCCGAGAGGACCGCATTGCACTAGTTGGACCAAATGGTGTTGGTAAATCAACTTTATTAAAAACCATCGTCAAAGATTTACTACCACTCTCTGGAGAGATTCGCTATGGTACAAATGTTCAAGTTGGTTATTATGATCAAGAGCAGGCAAAACTATCGAGCAACAAAAGTGTACTAAAAGAGCTATGGGACGAATGGCCTTTAATGAATGAAAAAGATATTCGCACAGTGCTAGGCCGTTTCTTATTCAGTGGAGAAGATGTGGATAAAATCGTATCATCTTTATCTGGTGGTGAAAAGGCAAGACTTGCATTAGCTAAGCTGATGATGCAAAAGGCAAATTTCTTAATTCTCGATGAGCCTACCAACCACCTAGACTTAGATAGTAAAGAGATACTGGAAAACGCGCTTATTGATTATCCTGGAACACTTTTATTTGTGTCGCATGACCGATATTTCATCAATCGAATTACTACTAAAGTGATTGAGTTGTCTGGCGATGGTTCCTTTGAATACTTGGGTGACTATGATTATTACCTTGAGAAGAAACAGGAGCTTTTAGAAATTGCACAAATGAAAGCTGCGGCTCAGCCGAAAGTACAAGCTGAGGTACCTGAGAAATCCTCTACCTCTAAAATTGATAAAGAGGCTAAAAAACGGGAGCGCCAAATTAGACGCACACTTGAAGAACTAGAGGGGAAAATGCAGCAAGTAACTATTGAAATAGCTCGTTTAGAAGAAGCTCTTTGCAATCCCGAGATTTTCACAGACCACGAAAAAATTACACAGCTTCAAGATGAATTATCAACTGTTAAGGAACAGCATGAGTTATTCGAAATGGAATGGCTTGAGCTAAGTGAGGAACTTGAAAATATTATTTTATAACATCCCCCATCCAACTTCTTTGCTTTGGAGGGGTAAAACTTGTAAGCCATGTGACTTGTCACATGGCTTTTTCCTTTACTCGCCTCGTTTTTTCATATATATTGGTCAAGTGCTATTTTTCGACAAAAAATGCCCACAACTTTATACACACAATAAATCTAGTAATATCAACATATCAACAGACTTTTCCACATTGTCCACAACCCAAAATTATTTTATCCACATATTTTTGTGTAGAACAAGCTACTATATATTGAATAATCACAAGTTATGCACAAGTTATCAACATTTTGTGCATAAGTACGGATGTTCGCTGTTTTATTTTTCACCTTACCTGTGGATAATTTTCTGAAAAATTTGTCAACTGAACTCTTTATATTCGTTCTTATCGACAATTTTTTCGCAAAACAAAAAGAGGTATTTTAGAATCAACTCTAAAACACCTCTCCTCTATAATCAATCATGCCTTTAGCATGTCCGGAATCGGCTTTGTTCTTAGGCCTGCAGATGTTTTTTGCGCGAAAGCGTAGCGGCAGCAGCACCGACGCAGGTCAGTTAGCCGTTATCGCATGGATGCGATGATTTTAGGCTAACATCCCCTAAGAACTCCTTTCCGATTCCATGACATCCGCCAGAGGCTTTAACTTCCAAAAGAAGTTAAACCCAGGATTTTAACTCCATTCCAGGGCGACCATTCATTGATAAATTACCGCGAATACCTGCTTCAAACATTGGTGTTGCTGCTGCCCCTATCATAGCGGCATTATCTGTACACAGCTTTAATGGCGGTACATAAAACGGGATACCTTCCTCTGCAAATACAGACTCAAGTGATGTACGTAAGCCTTTATTTGCCGCTACACCTCCAGCTGCAATAACCTGTTTCACTTTATATTCACGTGCAGCCCGTAATGTTTTCGCTGTTAGCACTTCAACTACGCTATCCTGAAATCCTTTAGCAACGGCAGTCGGAGAAATCTCTTCTCCACGCTGATCCATATTATGTTTATAATTAATAACCGCTGATTTTAGGCCACTAAAGCTAAAGTCATACGAATCTTCCTCTAACCACACTCTTGGGAAGGTTACTGCCTCATTCCCCTCATGTGCTAGCTTGTCAATACGCGGACCACCTGGATACGGTAAGTCTAAAACACGAGCAACCTTATCATAAGCCTCACCAGCCGCATCATCTCTCGTCTCTCCGATGACTTCAAAAGAGCCGTGTTCCTTCATATAAACTAGTTCCGTATGGCCACCTGATACGACAAGTGCTAATAATGGGAATTCCATTGGCTGCACGAGTGCATTAGCATATATATGTCCCGCTATATGGTGTACACCGATAATTGGTAAATTGTTAGCAAACGCAAAAGCCTTCGCGGCATTAATCCCAATTAACAATGCACCTACAAGACCAGGGCCCTCAGTAACTGCCACCGCATCTAGATCAGCTGGTTTTATGTTTGCCTGTGCTAACGCTTCTTCTATGACCACTGTAATTTGTTCAACATGATGGCGAGACGCAATTTCAGGTACAACCCCACCAAATCGTTTATGACTTTCTATTTGAGAAGCGACTACATTTGAAACGATTTCTGAACCATTTCGAATAATCGCTGCCGCTGTTTCATCACAGCTCGATTCTATTGCTAAAATAATTCGATTTTCCATCATAAATTCACCCACATGACAAGGGCATCCTCCCCGTTATCTGTATAATAGCCTTTACGTATGCCACCATCTTGGAAATGAAGCTTTCGATAAAGATTTTGAGCAACTGTATTCGTTACGCGCACTTCTAAACTCATTACCTCCATATCATGCTCCCCAGCAATACGTATTGCCTCTCGCATTAATCCTTCACCAATTCCTCGGCCACGAGCTGCCTCTATAACGGCTACATTCGTAATTTGCGCTGCGTCTATAACCATCCACATGCCACAAAAGCCGATAATGCTACCGTCCGCATCCACAGCCAGCACATAATGTGCGTACTGATTTTCATGCACCTCATAGTAAAAGGAATCTAACGTCCATGGTGCAGAAAATGTTGTAAGCTCAATGTCATATACTGCTGGGACATCATCCGATACCATTTTACGATACGTTACATTGCTACTCATGAGCCTTCTCCTTTTGATCCTTCAGCCAATTCGCCTCCGCCTCTGCAATACGTTTGTATTGCGGGACAAAATGATGAACTGCTTCCACACTTGGTAGTTCCACTTTAGTCGCTAATCGAACAGTTTCACTTGCTCGTGGTAGATCATTGCTAAATGGTGTACGCAGAGCAAAGTCACCTAGTACCTCTACAATTTTATGCCAAAAAACATCTACGTCTGCCCCTACAAATAAAACTGGTGTCTCTAAAGCTTGTAAACGTTCTAATAATCCATCTATATGATCGTGATAGTCATCTATAATCGCTTCAAGCTCACTACCTTTATAAACAGCCGTATAGACATTGCCTCTTCGCGCATCAAAAATCGGACAAATAAACCCATCGTATAATGTTGCATTTGCAGCCAATGACTTTAAGCTAGATATTCCAACTAAAGGCTTTTTCAATGTCCATGCTAAGGTTTTAGCAAGTGTCACACCTATTCGTACACCTGTATAAGAACCAGGCCCTTCTGATACAGCAATCGCATCTAACTCATTTGGCTTTATGCCAGCCTTTGCCAGCACTTCTTCAATGGCTGGCATTGCACCTGCCGAATGCGTTAATTTTATATTTTGTACAATTTCAGCAATCACTTTTCCATCCCTTACGACAGCAATAGAAAGTGGTGCGTTCGCTGTTTCAATCCCTAACCAAATCATTTCATTAGCTCCTCACATAATGCCTCATATCGCTTTCCAAGAGGTGTTAATACAAATCGTCGTTGATTTTCTCCAATTCGGTAAATTTCTATTCCAAGACGCTCCTGTGGTAAATCCTGTTCAATTAAATGAGCCCACTCGACAACTGATACTGCATCACCATAAAATAGCTCATCCCACCCAAGGTCTTCATCGCTTTCCGCTAAACGATAAACATCTAAATGATTAAACGGTAAACGTCCCTCATATTGCTTGATAATCGTAAATGTTGGGCTATTGACCGTTCGCTTCACACCAAGCCCCTTCGCTAATGCTTTCGTAAATGTTGTCTTACCAGCGCCCAAATCACCCTCTAATGTGATTGTATCCTGAGCTTCTAGTAAGTTTGCTAGCTTCAACGCAAAATGCTCAGTATCATCAAGCGAATTCATTATTTTTTCATACATCATCTCTTTTTCCTCTCCTAGCTCCATTACCTCTAGTTTACCGAA
Proteins encoded in this region:
- a CDS encoding twin-arginine translocase TatA/TatE family subunit, with product MGSIGPMSLIIIGIVALLIFGPKKLPELGKAFGSTLREFKNATKGLADEDDDDKKKKELDK
- the tsaB gene encoding tRNA (adenosine(37)-N6)-threonylcarbamoyltransferase complex dimerization subunit type 1 TsaB gives rise to the protein MIWLGIETANAPLSIAVVRDGKVIAEIVQNIKLTHSAGAMPAIEEVLAKAGIKPNELDAIAVSEGPGSYTGVRIGVTLAKTLAWTLKKPLVGISSLKSLAANATLYDGFICPIFDARRGNVYTAVYKGSELEAIIDDYHDHIDGLLERLQALETPVLFVGADVDVFWHKIVEVLGDFALRTPFSNDLPRASETVRLATKVELPSVEAVHHFVPQYKRIAEAEANWLKDQKEKAHE
- a CDS encoding redox-sensing transcriptional repressor Rex encodes the protein MKQDLKIPQATTKRLPLYYRFIQNFAQEGMERISSKELSEAMKIDSATIRRDFSYFGALGKKGYGYDVQHLLKFFSQTLDQHETTKVALIGVGNLGSALLKYNFQKNHNTHIVVAFDPKAPKDGKMISNIPVFHPDLLEEKYAEYGAELAILTVSPRSAQKMADRLAAMNAKGILNFTPERLTVPDRMQLLTIDLSVELQALIYLIRNQEE
- the tsaD gene encoding tRNA (adenosine(37)-N6)-threonylcarbamoyltransferase complex transferase subunit TsaD gives rise to the protein MENRIILAIESSCDETAAAIIRNGSEIVSNVVASQIESHKRFGGVVPEIASRHHVEQITVVIEEALAQANIKPADLDAVAVTEGPGLVGALLIGINAAKAFAFANNLPIIGVHHIAGHIYANALVQPMEFPLLALVVSGGHTELVYMKEHGSFEVIGETRDDAAGEAYDKVARVLDLPYPGGPRIDKLAHEGNEAVTFPRVWLEEDSYDFSFSGLKSAVINYKHNMDQRGEEISPTAVAKGFQDSVVEVLTAKTLRAAREYKVKQVIAAGGVAANKGLRTSLESVFAEEGIPFYVPPLKLCTDNAAMIGAAATPMFEAGIRGNLSMNGRPGMELKSWV
- the rimI gene encoding ribosomal protein S18-alanine N-acetyltransferase, translated to MSSNVTYRKMVSDDVPAVYDIELTTFSAPWTLDSFYYEVHENQYAHYVLAVDADGSIIGFCGMWMVIDAAQITNVAVIEAARGRGIGEGLMREAIRIAGEHDMEVMSLEVRVTNTVAQNLYRKLHFQDGGIRKGYYTDNGEDALVMWVNL
- the tsaE gene encoding tRNA (adenosine(37)-N6)-threonylcarbamoyltransferase complex ATPase subunit type 1 TsaE, encoding MYEKIMNSLDDTEHFALKLANLLEAQDTITLEGDLGAGKTTFTKALAKGLGVKRTVNSPTFTIIKQYEGRLPFNHLDVYRLAESDEDLGWDELFYGDAVSVVEWAHLIEQDLPQERLGIEIYRIGENQRRFVLTPLGKRYEALCEELMK
- the tatC gene encoding twin-arginine translocase subunit TatC gives rise to the protein MNPKDLTVIEHIEELRKRLFIVAVFFVLAMVGGFFVAKPLVKYLQSTGANYNIELHAFDVVTPLAIYFQVVFLIAFILSSPVLMYQLWAFISPGLREVERKATLSYIPYSFLLFIAGLSFSYYLLFPYVIKFMMNLSVELEIQQTIGIHEYFSFLFKLTIPFGFLFQLPVVILFFSRIGLLNPDLLIRIRKYSYFGLFVCAAIIAPPELASHLMVSVPLFALYEISIMVSRIGYKKYLKSEEIRLQEEQEAEQKRQVEEALEQQRRQIEELNQK
- a CDS encoding ATP-binding cassette domain-containing protein, which produces MIVLQVNQLYKSFLVDEILSGVKLEVQHRDRVALVGRNGAGKSTLLKIIAGQMSYDSGDIIIPKGVQIGYLEQHAGLNSTLSIWDEMMTIFEPLIAQEQALRSLEQQMADPTVYENPTLYAKIMSEYDHLQHNFKDAGGYQYESDTRSVLHGMQFYPDDYQKPISSLSGGQRTRLALAKLLLSKPDLLILDEPTNHLDIETLSWLESYLKGYEGAILIVSHDRYFLDQVVSIVYEVSRHRVTKYTGNYSAYLDEKAKNYERDLKLFERQQDEKAKLEEFIQKNIARASTTKMAQSRRKMLERTEWMESPDGDEKSASFGFTIERQSGNDVLSIDDLAIGYGDKKISSGITLRTFREDRIALVGPNGVGKSTLLKTIVKDLLPLSGEIRYGTNVQVGYYDQEQAKLSSNKSVLKELWDEWPLMNEKDIRTVLGRFLFSGEDVDKIVSSLSGGEKARLALAKLMMQKANFLILDEPTNHLDLDSKEILENALIDYPGTLLFVSHDRYFINRITTKVIELSGDGSFEYLGDYDYYLEKKQELLEIAQMKAAAQPKVQAEVPEKSSTSKIDKEAKKRERQIRRTLEELEGKMQQVTIEIARLEEALCNPEIFTDHEKITQLQDELSTVKEQHELFEMEWLELSEELENIIL